The Lactuca sativa cultivar Salinas chromosome 2, Lsat_Salinas_v11, whole genome shotgun sequence genome includes the window tcacatcatgtattattACATTCACAAAAGGAACTCAAATTGGATCATCTTATTCAAGTACAACGATCCAACAACTCAAATACTCAGACTTCTTAACTATTACAACAAACAGTTTAACACCAAATTACCACATTGCCACTCCTGAAACTCACCCACCAATGTCGATGGACTTCACTTCCGGCTTCTTCTCTTCTGCCTTGGGCACAGTCACCGTCAGCACGCCGTTCTCCATGCTAGCTTTCACCTCTTCCATTTTTGCATTTTCCGGCAGCCTGAATCTCCTCAAGAACTTCCCGGAGCTTCTCTCTACCCTGTGCCACCTGTCGTTCTTCTCCTCAAGTTCCTTGCTCCTCTCTCCGCTTATCTGCAACACCCTTCCTTCTTCAACCTCCACCTTCACCTCCTCTTTCTTCAGCCCAGGCAAGTCCGCCTTGAAAACGTGCGCCTCCGGCGTCTCCTTCCAATCGATTCTGGCGTTGGTGATTGCTGCTGTTTCGCGTGATGATTCGGGTAGGTTGTTGAGGACACTTGAAAAGCCCTGGAAAGGGTCCCAGATGTCGAGGGAGAAGGGATCGAATACGCTGCTCCTTCTGCCTGTAAAGAAACTTGGAATGATCGACATGACTGAAACTTTAGACGAATATTTGATCTTCGGATTGTGACACTGAAATCGCAAGTTCTCTTGTCTTTCGGAGGTCGATCGGAGATTATTATTTATAGGAGGGAAAAAGTGATTGAGTGGGATTTACGGATTTCTAGGCTTGTCTTGAAGGTTGAGGAGACTGATACTTCTGAAAGCTTCCAGAGAGAAAAATGGCGATGGAATGGACCCACCGGGTTAATCTTGGTTTCGATGGGCTAAATGGATCAATTCGATTTTTAGTAGGCCCATTAGGTATTTTATGATTCCATTTGATTTATCAATTCTAGACTCCTGTGCTTACTTCTATTTCCCTAACAATGTACTTGTTTCACTTtaagaaaatattaattttatattttatatagaaaATGATTTTGTGATATAAGATATgtattttaataatataaatattcCTAGATATTGTATATAAAATTTGAATATTGTTATTGCAATGAATCAAGTGAGTTAAAAAAATGGGATTTTGGATAAAATGTCTATGTCGGGTCCTTGGACTGGACTTGTTCACATCAGGAGAATTTGTCCATTCATAGTTTATTGCAATTTGCATGAtgcataattatattttaaatgcaCTCTTGACATCGTATTTTTTACAATTTTATGCAATGCATCCAATTTTCTCTTTTACGGTTATATGGATTTTTTAAAACACGTTATTCAATACAAGAAAAAACCAAATATAAAATGTTATAACggaatacttttttttttcataataaaaaatgtCTTACttagaaatataaataaatgtatAATATGCCAAAAtgtaaatacattgttatttcttatgTTGGCCTTTTGTTTTCTCTAGACTTTCGGTCCAACCTTGAATGTAACGTAATGATCATTTCATCAACAGAAAAACATTTGATATGCACGTGATTAACCATGCTAATATCTAGGTGAAAATATACATATTCTTTATATTCTTTGTGTTTTTAATATTAGTCTAAGATTATGATAATGTCTTTTATCAGTTTCATAAGAATAACATGTCTagtgttttaaaatttaaaagtacTTTGTCGTTTTGAATTTCAACTATCtgaaatgttttcatcttttaatcATTATACAATAAACACAATAGAATCGCCAATTGATAAATGATCATATTAATTGTATTTCCACATAATGAATGAATCTATTTCATTAAGAAACACAAGAGCAAAATGAATCACGTAAAGAACATAATAATACATAAAGCCATGTTCGTTGTTGGTCAAGCAAGATATGACATATCACAGAACAATTGTACTACTTTTGACTTGCATTGGACTACTGTCCATCGACAAAAACTCTTATATATTTGTCCAACCCAAAAAGATGGAATAAGGACCCACATTCAATATCTTGTGTGTGGAAATGACCTAAATGCCCTCGTAAAGGAAAAATAAAGCTAGGTAGATTGTTGTGCATTTGCATCAATGTTTCTCCATGGATTGAGAGCTTCTTACATAGCTTGAGCTTCCAGTTAATTCTCCCAAGCCTTCTTTTCCGACTCAAGAAGCGTCACTTTGTCATTGTTCATAAATACATAATTACATATTACCGAATATACCTTTTTATCAGGGGCCTAGTATTAGTAGGGCCAGGAGGGGctgtaaccccccccccccccccccccccccgatatTTAGGTTAGAACTAGCAAAAATTACTCCAAATTTT containing:
- the LOC111888935 gene encoding 17.8 kDa class I heat shock protein, encoding MSIIPSFFTGRRSSVFDPFSLDIWDPFQGFSSVLNNLPESSRETAAITNARIDWKETPEAHVFKADLPGLKKEEVKVEVEEGRVLQISGERSKELEEKNDRWHRVERSSGKFLRRFRLPENAKMEEVKASMENGVLTVTVPKAEEKKPEVKSIDIGG